atgtgttgcaaacggaatgataaaatgaatatacccccatcctacgatggtgggtataaaaagtaatggTGCAAAATTGCGCATATAAATCTTGTTAAATGTTGAATTGGTAGCCCGTCAttaaggtgagttcactcggagtcCATTTTTGCCTATTGTTATACCTCAGTGGAAAAAAGAAGTGTAGGTGAGAAATTGAAGGTGTATAAGTGACAGATCAGACCTAGAGACGCGATAAGGAGATCAAGAGATAAAAGAAGACAGTAGAGAGCAAGCGCCTATCCAAGACCCCTACACTTAAAGCACCCTCCGGAGAAGCGGCAATCTCAAAAGCTTTTatatttaatattaattatATACTATCCGCCAAGTTCTTGTCAATTCATATTAttaataaatcaaaataaatgtaaaacATATTCGCTATGCAAAAGGTATTTAGTTTTAAAACTGAATGTAAACAAAGTAATTAAATTTCCCCATTCACAATATTGTTTAACAACAGCGTTTAGCTGCAAGTCATGAAAAGGGTTTCTAAGTAAGCATGTGCATTAGATTGTCAACACCTTTGTTGCCTTACTGAAATGCTAAAATCTGTTTAGATCAGTTTGGTTTCGAATTTTTCGTTACGGCAAAATCATTTAAAAGATTTACAAAATATGGAAAAACCTCTAGACCCTATTTGGGAATTGTGGCCATAGGGACCCATCTCCCAATTTAGCGACTGGAGCCTTTAAAATGCGATTTTGTCATCctagttgtcttagaccctttgacaccCCCACCCAATATGGACTTAATCGAACTTTATTGGGACATAGCTCTCTTAAAGATCTATTTGCCTGTTTAGAGTTTCAAGCTTATAAAAGGTATACTTAAAGCtagttttcgatgaaattaagaATTTTAAGTTGGTCCAACTGGTAATTCGAAAAAGTGTCTCTGAAAAGATCTATGCCAGGAAtgccgtgctgcttacaaaatccttaatcgttTACCATTCTATGCCCCTATGTTGGTTAAGTGTGGTATGTTATCCACATTCAATTGACGAAGTCTGTTAGCTGCTTAAGCCGGGTTTCCACGATCTGAACTCCCCATAGAGTTTAGATCCTACGgtccgtttcactgttccacagtgccacatgcgcattcgttgcgcAAACATTAACTCAGACTCCGTCACCCCGAAAGGTTTCGCAGTTACCAACTTTACTGATGCAAGTCCTCTGGCTTCTACGGCCAATTGGTCTACCTTTCGTTCCCCATTACTCCTCTACGACCTGGCACTCAAACAATGTGGATCGTGTCATCCTCTGAGAAAACGTTAATCTTCTTCGAAAGTGTGTATATGTTCATGAATATCTGTTTTATTCCCTTGAAAGAAATTTAACCATcctcaaaccaaaaaaaaaattctttgcttGTAGCGTATCGTCATCCTTTTAGAGGCCTATTCAGCATTGGGAACAAAAAAGTCACAGGGGACTAGGGGACCGTATGGCTGCGACATCATTGATATGTTGTttttggtgaagggtatataagaatcgtcCTGGaagaacttaccacgctttcactggtattttaaggaatttttttcGCGCAAAATGGACATAACTTGCagataatatttttaattcccCCTAAGAACTTTAGTCATGAACTCATGATGCATTCGACGGAATTCGGCGTTTTTTCGGCCTTGGATTATGTGGCAGCATCTGTTGCGTTACCGGAGTTTTGTTTCCGCTTAATAACCATACATCTATGTTTTGTCGCCAGGTATGACAGTCTGGATCAGATCTGGGTCATCGCATAATCAGTTAAACATCTCCCGATCAATGTCAAAAATCGAAGATGAACTAAAGTTCGTCCAGCAAAACAGCAGTCACTGATTAACTAAACCAATAGCAAAAACGTTAATGCCCAATAATTTTCTTCCGAAAGGGAAATAATGTCTGATTTGAAACATAATTGGAATGGGCGttgaagcaaaatcggttaaaaatccAGTAAAAATATGCTTGGTTATGCCGTGGAAATTGCTACACAttttcacaaaataaaattagttgcagggcataattttactccaCCCATTAAATTTCTGACAAACtaggcaaaaattaaaatttctatcAAGGATCATCgagcgattggtttatatgggaaccatatcaggttaaagaccgatttcgaccgtactaagcacagactctgaaagtcataacagaatactacctgcaaaattttagtcagtttagacaaaaattgcggcttccaggggctcaagatgtaaaatcgggagatcggtttttatgggagctatatcaggtgatagaccgatttaaaccatacttcgagCAGCAGaccactacgttcaaaattgcaggccaatcggttaacaattacggcttgtaggggctcaagaactaaagtCGAAATTTACAAATTAAAGCCATACTTCTATCTTAAAATACTctttttcagcccgatattctcatgatgtctgatttagggatattttcgggggtgaggttgtCCCCTAGCcacttggccccgaaaaaatatcagcatcgtgctcttctctcaaataccatttatttatatcccatattgtcattggttttgaTTTGAGTTTACAGTATGAGATTTCCCACAAacccatggccccaaaattggttatcaaattagttttcttatctcaaatgctcttcatttaagccacatattggcatggtcgaaaaatttttaccctttgggggtgttttggggaagcggtTTGCACTAAATAcctggtcctacatttggatatcaaattcgtattctactcccaaatacctttatttgagtcccatattgcgatggtcagtaaaaaattgctatttgtggggtattttaggaaaggggtagacccccagaaaattggtccggaaagtgggtatcaattcttgccctacccccaagacctttcatttaagctccacattgacatggtcggtaaatatgcccgattttggggtgtttaggggattggggtggtctcccaaaaactaaacccggaaaatataacagcaacgtgctctattcccatatatttgaaccccatattgccatttgcctcaaaattggatatcaaattcgttttcaaatctcaattaaactccttattgcaaacgtcagcaaatatgtcctgtttgggtattggccctaaaaactataaatatttattttcactctctttaagacccaaattgtcttggtgagcaaatacgttgtatttgggggttgttatggtgttgggacgttccctagacagttggtttttaatgttgatatcagatacgtggtctactcccaaatacctttaatttgagccccatatttctatagtcggcaaacatgaccggcttggggcgtgttttgggggatgggcggccactcagtgagttggccttgaaaatatatatcggattcgtgttctactctaaaaaccttcttatttgagcctcatattggaatagccagcaaatacttcctatttgagtggtgttgtgggggtgggatggccccgttgacaaaatttttcttcgaatattgatatcagattcgtgctttacttccaaagacctttcatttgagccccatattgctttggtcgtaaatttgtccccttgggggatgtttttgtggagaggcggcccccaaaacacttggtcccatatttggatatcagattcgtgttaccttttatttaagccccatattcccatggtcagtaaataagtcctgtttgggttcaccccttggggaaggggtgaaccccctgaaacgtggtcccacatttggatattagattcgtattctactctcaaatacctttcatttgagtcccatattgtcatggtcggtaaatatgtccgatttaggggtgtggggtggtccccctaatacttggtccgacaattggatagaagatacatttcttatccgacatacctttcatttgagtcccatattgtcgtgattggtctaaatatctgtttggtaggttttagagtggggcggcccccttaggtaccccatccgaaatttggataccaaatttttatttttagggtactatatgagagcacacaaaatttcgcttaaatcgcacccccatctccgagatctggcgtttctgaaaattaggtttagggggagggtccgcccccccttcagatatcaaaatatgtagtaccctattttcaccacgggatcattatgcaccatctgtaaaaatcggtttagccgtttctgagtctataaggaatacacaaacacacaaacaaaaattgatatataagaagataagaTGAGATAGAGTCAAAGatgaatatttgaaaaaatttcgtacGGAATAAAAGCACTCTCCATCCTAAAGTAACattcaaaatataattttttgtctcaGTTCcgttgataaaatttcataagttTATTTTATAACCCTATATAGCAATCTAAATCAATTGAATAGATAGTGTAATAGTAATAGAACAaattcaattagcaaacaaTAAAATACCATACTCAAAGTTCAATTTAGTATCAATCGAATATTCAAAGCGGCAAGAACTCATCAGTACAGCCAAGGTGTTTTCAGTTGCgttaaaaatgaaattagttGCATTTATTTTGCTCTTTCTTAGTGTATGGGAATGTATAGATTAGAACTCATTTGAATACTATTCTTATGTTTATGGATTTCTATTTTCAGCTGCCTGCGGTTTTTGGACAAAATACCATTTCCGATCAGTTTTTTAGCAAATCTGAGATATGTTTTGAACTGCTGCATGTGCCAAATCGCTATAGAAGCGAGTTCGGCAATTTCAGTTACGCCGACGAAGAAGTGGTTCACAAGTATATTCACTGCGTGACCACCGAGCTGGATATTTGGAATGATCGCTCTGGATTTAATATTGAAAAGATCTACCATCAATATAGGAATAGAGCCAATGATGAGGTGATGTTGCCCATTATAAGTAACTGCAATCGCTCGTCGCAGAACAACAACAAGGAGTTATGGTGCTACAGGGCGTTTGTATGCATTCTCAACACAGATGTGGGCCAATGGTTTAAGGAGGATGTTCAAAGAAAGCGTCAAGCGAATATATCAAATGGTCACCACTAGAGCGAACAACGAAAAtagttttacaaaataaaaatcttgttTGTACCAAAACttgaaaagttttcttaaaGTTTTATCTATTATACTGAGACACATTGGAAATTTATCGGAACTCACTTTCTGCAAATGATCGACGATCATAAAATTTAGTTCAATTCAGCCTACCTCAGACTTTACAACTTTTGAGCCATTAAACATGCCCTATGACTGCCTAGGATGTAAGCACTGCTATATTTGTTAAATTATATGCGTACCAAGCTATACTGAATTTAttattactttctttcagtaatagcctcgtcttctcacgataggATTTctccaaaggattttcgtcgtcctaccgaccgatccgctgttccacagtgttaaatttacgttcgtagcccacgccctgcgtcgacccgaaaggcttcgggttaaccaagtttattgacggcagtcttctggccttcactgccaaaccgTTTGCTTttaatatccaccaccataggatgggggtatactaatttagtcattccgtttgtaacaccacgaaatattgatctaggaccccatacagtatatatattcttgatcgtctcgaaattttgattcgaactagccatgtctgtccgtcggtcgaaatcaggatagcggtcgaacgcgtgaaattttacacaggtactttatattgatgtttATTTGCtgtttgcaaatgagccatatcggtttagatttggatatagctcccatataaaccgatctcccgatttgacttcttgagcctatggaaGCCAAacattttctccgatttggctgaaatttccaacaattgtgccaagtacggtacaaatcggtctataacctgacatagctctcacataaaccgatcgcctcaaatttgttttcttgagcccatggaagacacaatatttgtccgatttgccaaattttgcacatagtcttctgttataactgccaacaactgtaccaagaacggttcaaatcggtcaagaatctgatatagctcccatataaaccgatctcccgatttgacttcttgagcccgtgaaagccaaaattttcaatcgaattggctgacattttgcacatagtattccgttatgactcacAATaatgaagtatggtccaaatcggtcaagaatctgatatagctcccatataaaccaatcttccgatttgacttcttgagcccctggaagccgtaatttgcatccgatttagctaaaattttggcgaattttgcacatagcattctgttataactcccaCCAACTGTGACaattacagtccaaatcggtcaagaacctgatatagctcccatataaaccaatctcccgatttgaatttctgagcccctcgaagccacaatttttgttcgatatggctgaaattttgcatataatgttctgttatgacttccaacaactgtgccaattacggtccaaataggtcatgaacctgatatagctcccacataaaccgatcacccgatttgacttcttgagcccttacaagcctcgatttttatccgatttggcttaaatgttgcatatagtgttctgttatgactctcaacatctgcgctaagtatgggttaccaagattcggcccggccgaacttagcacgctttcacttgttcatttttccttactccgctatggcccggtaccaaaacgatgcggattgtgtcatcctcagagaaggcattaatctctttcttatGCTCCAAGACTGTccgtgaccttaccgccctggttgttattatcctgctggccagtttactgtccgtaaagatgttcacactcgtcgTACTCGCGTtaaaaccacaccacctcatacattccttgatcgcccggatctccgcctgcaggatcgtattatggtcaggtagtcgaacacagatctcagtcgctgggttttcaatgtacaaTAGATTCCCAGGCCAAGTTTGTCTTCTTattttgattcatccgtgtaacaagatcttccagatagcaataccAAAATTACGTCCAACCAAGTCTGTACTGCTGGCCGCAGTGTCTCGCGCTCGACCACAAGTGTCGTCTCATGTATTGGATAGGaaactcttccattccttctgggattcctatcgttgcctcgattataccgcgatggtatgacctactcctatcctctatccattctcataTCGCCCTGAGTCTAACAGCCGCAATGGATGCCTTACACCtataatgtttttttatgagtcggaagaacttgttacacagatggatcaaaacaACCAgcgactaagatctgttttcgactacctgatcataatacgatcctgcaggcggtgatccgggtgatcaaggaatgcgtgaggtggtgtggtgttaatgcgAGTTAACATAAATGgtatcaagaagtcatatcgggatatcggtacttagggcggactatatcaccatatagaccgattcggataaaatgTGGGGtagatgttgtaagtcataagatagttTGTAGGGTCAAATAtcaaccaaatcaggtgaaatttCTGGCTTCTaagagatcaagaagtcaaaaccgaggatcggttaataagggggctatatctgcttatggaccgattcagatcatacttggcatggatgctgaAAGTCGTAACACAAGCCTTTGtttcaaagttcagccaaatcggatgcaaattggggctcctaggggctcaagaagtcaaatcggggattggtttataagggggctacatctgtttatagaccgattcggatcgtacttggcgtGGACGCTGGAAGTGGTAACACACGCCTTTGTTCCATagttcttccaaatcggatgaagattgggtcttctaggggctcaagaaatcaaatcgggggatcggtttatatgggggctatatctgtttatagaccgattcggatcgtacttggcatggatgctggAATTTGTAACATAAGCCTttgttccaaagttcagccaaatcggttgaaaatggggtttcctaggggctcaagaagtcaaatcggggaatcggtttatgtgggggctatgacccatttgcaatcctcaacgatctacatcaataagaagtaaaaaatttcaagctttacgcgttcgaccgctattctgatttcgacagacggacatggctagatcgactcagaatgtctggtcttagacgaaaattttCGGGATGATGaaattgggggtatactaatttcatcattcctgGAAACTTTCGTCTAAGACCGGTTAGATCCTTtagacattctgagtctatggtggagggtataaaaaggattgcGCCTTTTAAAGGCTCAATACATGCTAGCTATATGTGtctaaacatggacctatttaacCCATTTAGAATAATTTGTTTCAACGGCAGAAAGACACACACTACATTACTAAATtgtcataggttaggttaggtcgaaacaagtaaaagtgtgcttagttcggccggactgaatcttatttacccttcaccatgaatcgcatttggcaagttctttgaatgaccttTTCAAATACATATGAGCTGTATCCagttatggaccaatatggacttgtcatgccgtacaagtcatataaaaatatcacctccaaattttcaggcaaatcgaataataattgtgccttcaagaggctcagaaagtcaaattgggagatcggtttatgtggcagctatatcaggttatgaaacaatttagaccatacttggcacagttattggaagtcataccaaaacgagccaaattgtataagaattgctccgTCTAGGACTCAATTAGTCAAATCAGGTGTtggatttatatggcggctatatcaggttatagactgatttaggcgatacttggcacagttgttggaagttataatcgggagatcggtttaaatggcagctatatcatgatataaaCTGAGTTAGACTAtagttgacacagttattggaagtcatggcaaaacgttatgtgaaaaatttcagcaaaatctgataagaattgcgccctctagaagctcaataaatcaagacccaagatcggtttatatagcagcaatatcaggttatggattgatgtagaccatacttggcacagttgttgaaggcaAAAATAGACCAAAAACTACATCCATCTTTAAATCAAAGCACATTTTGTAAAGTCAATTCACTTTGCTTGTACCACGGTACAATCGATAACTTGGCTTATGAAAGTTTCAGCAACATCATGTAGAAAGCCATAAAATTAAATGCCAACATTAGCTGAGGCAAAAGTCTCACAAATGGCTAATATAAGACACATAATAATTTGCTGCCATTATTTATTTTAGCTAAGGcgttcattcaaaatttcacccacaAGCATCCTCTGCCCTATAAACTTTGCCGCTGAATCGGCCGGGGCACCACTGAATTTACATAGAAACCGGCAACACATTCACATTATATACCAAAAAGCGTAGCGATCCCCATTTGAGGGACGTGTAGGTATGTGTAGAGCATTACCACAGGTTAAGTTACTAACTTTCGCCAGCAAGCATACGGTTTTACTATCACAACATCAACACATACACTCAAAGCTTTACATTAAGTAACAGCGCTGACTAACTGTGAAATCCACACAGCCATCCGTATCCTTATGAATGGGCAATTAATAGCGAATGGAGAGTATACGAAATGTTGCTGCAAATATGTGATGCGTGAATGTTGGGGAGTAATGACAAATAAGAAGTGCCAAATCTCATcgtgattttcaaaaaaaaacaagattatGCTATAGTTTTGAGATTCGATATTCTCTAATATGGTGTGGATATATACAAACACATTATTCCGTAAAATCGGagcaatttgttagtaaaaacagcaaaaatgtcgGCTGTTACATTAAAAAGTCGGCTAAAAATGGGGTAGCAGTAATTTAacgctaaaacagcaaacattttttcctGTTGTAAGATTTTCGTTTGTATTCTTAttatatacaacaagtaaaagcgtgctaagttcagccgggcctaatcttatataccttctaccatggatcgaatttgtcaagttctttgaatgactttttgaaacagaaaaacaccagtcatatgaaaacaccacctccaaaatttcaatcaagtcgagtagaaattgcgccctccaggggctcaaaaagtcaagctgggagatcggtttttatggcagctatatcaggttatataccgatttagaccatacttgaaacagttgttggaagtcataccaaaacgacatatgcaaaatttcaaccatattgtatattaaatgcgccctctagaagcccaagtagttcaatagtgagatcggttaatatggcggctataaaaggatgtggactgatttagaccatatttgacacagtttttgaaagtcaaaataaaacccttcattcaaaatttcggccaaatcggcgcgctctggaagctcaagaagtcaagacccatgatggcagctatatccggttatagaccgatttcaaccattcttagcacaattgttgaaagtcccacttgaacacttcatgcaaagtttcagctaaatcggataggaattatgctctatagaggctcaagaagtcaaatcgggagatcggtttatatggcggctatattaggactgatttgaactatacttggcacatttattgggagtcataccataacacttcatgctaaatttcagccaaatcggataagaattgcgttctctaaaagcccaagaagtcaagacaaaaggtcggtttatgtgCCAGCTATatacaaggcgaaattcttatccgaatgaactgaaatattacattacacaatgaactgaaatattacacaatggcatttacttatggtccgaatcggactgttacttgatatagctccaatagcataacagttcttatttaatattccttgtttgc
The genomic region above belongs to Stomoxys calcitrans chromosome 5, idStoCalc2.1, whole genome shotgun sequence and contains:
- the LOC106085928 gene encoding general odorant-binding protein 99b-like — encoded protein: MKLVAFILLFLSLPAVFGQNTISDQFFSKSEICFELLHVPNRYRSEFGNFSYADEEVVHKYIHCVTTELDIWNDRSGFNIEKIYHQYRNRANDEVMLPIISNCNRSSQNNNKELWCYRAFVCILNTDVGQWFKEDVQRKRQANISNGHH